A stretch of Rhododendron vialii isolate Sample 1 chromosome 4a, ASM3025357v1 DNA encodes these proteins:
- the LOC131324588 gene encoding two-component response regulator ARR2-like, with the protein MNLGGQGAKSMAGDGVSDLFPVGLRVLVVDDDPTCLMILEKMLQNCLYEVTKCNRAETALSMLRENKNGFDVVISDVHMPDMDGFKLLERIGLEMDLPVIMMSADDSKDVVMKGVTHGACDYLIKPVRIEALRNIWQHVVRKRKHEWKDVEQSGSIEDGERQQKQLEDAEFSSSGNEGNWRSSKRRKDEEDQGEDRDDTSSLKKPRVVWSVELHQQFVAAVNQLCIDKAVPKKILELMNVPGLTRENVASHLQKYRLYLRRLSGVSQHQSGLNNSFIGPSDPTFGSMSSLNGLDIQALAATGQLPAQSLAMLQAVSLGRSPNKSSISMPFMDQRNLFSFENPKLRSREGQQPQMSNNSNSKQVNLLHGIPTNMNMQPNPHGIQNSSLMNMQMSQPQSRPAIFNDTGANQISRIPSSIAQPNLSNGMPSGVVLARDGNNSVSQVSTMVDFSVQHPNSDFQGNSFPLATNNSRVSVITSKGLLQEDGINSDMKGSRGFAPSYDIFGDLQQHKTQDWELQNVGLTFDASSHSKTQGNINVPPSVLVHQGFSSSQNIVQNRSTSVGKVMFSVGEQSGHSNTQSMMGQQLDTLFDGNSLRVKAENHPEASTQNTLFHGQFSQEDLMSALLKQQEGLGVASNEYFFDGFPLDHLPV; encoded by the exons ATGAACTTGGGGGGTCAAGGAGCAAAATCAATGGCCGGCGATGGGGTCTCCGACCTTTTTCCGGTGGGTCTCCGGGTACTTGTCGTCGATGATGACCCAACTTGTCTCATGATCTTAGAGAAGATGCTTCAGAACTGCCTCTATGAAG TTACCAAATGCAACAGAGCAGAGACTGCACTGTCAATGCTAAGGGAGAACAAAAACGGTTTCGATGTAGTTATAAGCGATGTGCACATGCCTGACATGGATGGGTTCAAACTCCTTGAGCGCATTGGGCTGGAGATGGACCTGCCTGTTATCA TGATGTCTGCGGATGACAGTAAAGATGTTGTGATGAAAGGCGTTACTCATGGTGCATGTGATTATCTGATCAAACCAGTTCGGATTGAGGCATTGAGGAATATATGGCAACACGTAGTTCGGAAAAGGAAGCATGAGTGGAAGGATGTTGAGCAATCAGGAAGCATAGAAGACGGAGAAAGGCAACAGAAGCAATTAGAAGATGCAGAATTCTCGTCATCCGGAAACGAAGGGAATTGGAGAAGCTCAAAGAGGAGGAAGGACGAGGAAGATCAAGGGGAGGATAGGGATGATACATCTTCGCTAAAGAAGCCAAGGGTAGTTTGGTCAGTTGAGCTCCATCAGCAGTTTGTGGCGGCAGTGAATCAACTTTGCATAGACA AGGCTGTTCCGAAGAAAATTCTGGAGTTGATGAATGTTCCTGGACTCACTAGAGAGAATGTTGCTAGCCACCTTCAG AAATATCGTCTATACCTCAGAAGGCTAAGTGGGGTATCACAGCATCAGAGTGGACTCAACAACTCTTTCATAGGACCTTCAGACCCAACCTTTGGGTCAATGTCTTCACTCAACGGGCTTGATATTCAAGCTCTTGCTGCCACCGGTCAACTCCCAGCGCAAAGTCTTGCCATGCTCCAAGCAGTATCCTTGGGTAGGTCCCCCAACAAATCCAGCATTTCCATGCCCTTTATGGATCAGAGGAACCTTTTCAGCTTTGAAAATCCAAAGCTAAGATCAAGAGAGGGGCAGCAGCCACAAATGAGCAATAATAGCAATAGTAAGCAAGTTAACTTACTCCATGGGATCCCGACAAACATGAATATGCAACCCAACCCACATGGAATCCAGAATAGCTCTTTAATGAATATGCAAATGTCTCAACCACAGTCAAGACCGGCGATATTCAATGATACGGGTGCCAATCAAATTTCAAGGATTCCATCTTCAATAGCGCAGCCTAATTTGTCAAATGGGATGCCAAGTGGGGTAGTTTTGGCAAGAGATGGAAACAATTCAGTTTCTCAAGTCTCTACAATGGTTGATTTCTCAGTACAACACCCAAATTCAGATTTCCAAGGCAATAGTTTTCCGCTCGCAACTAATAATTCACGGGTGTCCGTTATCACTTCTAAGGGGTTGCTCCAAGAAGATGGTATTAACTCGGATATGAAAGGATCAAGAGGGTTTGCTCCTAGTTATGATATTTTTGGTGATCTCCAACAGCACAAAACACAAGATTGGGAGTTACAGAATGTGGGCTTGACCTTCGATGCATCCTCACATTCGAAAACTCAAGGCAACATCAATGTCCCACCTTCTGTTTTGGTGCACCAAGGGTTCTCTTCTAGCCAAAACATTGTGCAGAACAGAAGTACGTCTGTTGGAAAGGTAATGTTCTCAGTTGGGGAACAAAGTGGACATAGCAATACCCAAAGTATGATGGGTCAACAATTGGATACTCTCTTCGATGGTAATTCATTAAGGGTTAAAGCTGAAAATCATCCTGAAGCGAGCACTCAGAATACGCTATTTCATGGACAGTTTAGTCAGGAGGACCTAATGAGTGCACTACTCAAGCAG CAAGAAGGACTTGGAGTGGCTAGCAACgaatatttttttgatgggTTTCCCTTAGATCATCTTCCTGTGTAG
- the LOC131324058 gene encoding uncharacterized protein LOC131324058, with amino-acid sequence MLAARPPREKEEHRRHHRREKRKTPERHTDVPPPIVPQVAAEDNSKLGKAKASPFVDAIQQERPPDRFVMPKLKRYEAKEDAVAFVCRFRQTMSLHNFSDALMCKIFPLTLSEPIMLWYNQLKPKSISCFNELELEFSKRFVTSNIQPKTLSMLVNMRRAAGEMLRLYTERYWEDYNLIPDCDQGVAAESFMNGLDPTSAMFRDLSRNPPKTMGELMTIIEKDCVHEEAMAERHTSKAEPTKTIRPKKQVLNVRQGQGSQGSSGQASNKSNNKGRPPQHPQPQSWTQTKREPRPDENVAERTVFTEPIYKLLNIIGKLPFFVWPTVLLGTVGSGPRMCTYHKERGHYTTQCPPFKRYLEELAAAGHLNQWIDVRQNPLPPPPPLVGNLVSVIQGLVSEGRAAKLHSEIDRAVTSLSVCNVGASGKRKWEDPSFGGTITFSSNDLKGVQLPHADALVITVAIENSTVQRVLIDQGSSADVMFFSTYQSLGLSPAQLRTASTPLVSFTGAPVWPLGLITLPVRAGSRVLEIEFVVVASPSPYNVILG; translated from the coding sequence ATGTTAGCTGCTCGACCACCAAGGGAAAAAGAGGAGCACCGTCGGCACCATCggcgggaaaaaagaaagactccGGAGCGGCATACTGATGTTCCTCCCCCTATTGTCCCGCAGGTCGCAGCCGAAGACaattcgaagctcgggaaggcaaaggcttcccccttTGTGGATGCTATTCAACAAGAGCGGCCGCCAGACAGATTCGTCATGCCGAAGCTGAAGCGTTATGAGGCAAAAGAAGACGCAGTCGCATTCGTTTGTCGTTTCAGGCAAACCATGAGCCTCCATAACTTTTCTGACGCCCTTATGTGTAAAATCTTCCCGCTCACTCTCAGTGAACCGATCATGTTATGGTATAATCAGTTGAAGCCCAAATCCATTTCTTGCTTCAATGAGCTAGAATTGGAGTTTAGCAAACGCTTCGTTACCAGCAACATTCAACCGAAGACATTATCGATGCTGGTGAACATGCGAAGAGCGGCGGGAGAAATGCTGCGACTGTATACCGAGCGTTACTGGGAAGACTATAACCTTATTCCCGACTGTGATCAAGGAGTAGCAGCCGAGTCTTTCATGAATGGGTTGGATCCAACCTCGGCAATGTTTCGTGACCTCTCACGAAATCCACCTAAGACGATGGGAGAGCTCATGACAATAATCGAGAAGGATTGCGTTCACGAAGAAGCAATGGCCGAGCGACACACGTCAAAGGCTGAACCTACCAAGACGATAAGGCCAAAGAAGCAGGTATTGAACGTTCGCCAAGGGCAAGGAAGCCAGGGTAGCTCGGGCCAGGCATCGAATAAGTCGAACAACAAGGGCCGACCCCCGCAGCACCCTCAGCCACAATCCTGGACACAAACGAAAAGAGAACCCCGACCGGACGAGAATGTCGCCGAGCGTACGGTATTCACTGAACCTATCTATAAACTTCTTAACATCATCGGCAAATTGccgttctttgtttggccaacggtACTCTTAGGCACCGTCGGAAGCGGACCAAGGATGTGCACGTATCATAAGGAACGTGGCCACTACACCACGCAATGCCCACCTTTCAAAAGGTATCTAGAAGAGCTAGCAGCTGCCGGTCACCTCAATCAGTGGATTGACGTTCGGCAAAAtccacttcctccacctccCCCTCTTGTTGGCAATCTCGTAAGCGTAATACAAGGGCTAGTTTCCGAAGGAAGGGCGGCCAAGCTTCATTCAGAAATTGACAGGGCTGTCACCTCTCTATCAGTCTGCAACGTGGGCGCTTCGGGAAAGCGAAAGTGGGAAGATCCGAGCTTCGGCGGCACCATAACTTTTTCTTCCAACGACTTAAAAGGAGTGCAACTTCCACATGCAGATGCCCTCGTTATCACTGTTGCTATTGAAAATTCAACCGTACAACGGGTATTGATagatcagggaagctcggccGATGTCATGTTTTTCTCCACTTATCAGAGCCTCGGACTATCTCCCGCTCAACTTCGGACGGCGTCAACTCCCCTTGTCAGTTTTACTGGAGCCCCGGTGTGGCCACTCGGCCTGATTACCCTCCCTGTGCGAGCTGGATCACGTGTCCTGGAGATCGAATTTGTGGTGGTCGCTTCGCCAAGTCCGTACAACGTCATTCTTGGCTGA